CGCCTTTCCGGCCCACCGTTTTTCCATCGCGCCCATGCTCGACTGGACGGACAGACACTGTCGCTATTTCCTGCGCTTGTTGTCTCGCCAGACGCTGCTCTACACCGAGATGGTAACGACGGGGGCCATTATTCATGGCAAAGGGGATTACCTGGCGTACAGCGAAGAAGAGCATCCGGTCGCGCTACAACTGGGCGGCAGCGATCCGGCAGCACTGGCGCACTGTGCGAAGCTGGCTGAGGCGCGCGGCTATGATGAGATTAACCTCAATGTCGGCTGTCCTTCCGATCGCGTGCAGAACGGCATGTTCGGTGCCTGTTTGATGGGCAATGCGCAACTGGTGGCGGATTGCGTAAAGGCGATGCGTGACGTGGTATCGATTCCGGTGACGGTGAAAACCCGCATCGGTATTGACGATCAGGACAGCTATGAATTTCTCTGCGATTTCATCAGTACCGTGGCTGGTCGCGGTGAGTGCGGGATGTTCATCATCCACGCCCGTAAGGCCTGGCTCTCCGGGTTAAGTCCGAAGGAAAACCGTGAGATCCCGCCGCTGGATTATCCGCGCGTTTATCAGTTAAAACGCGACTTCCCGCAACTGACGATGTCCATCAACGGCGGAATTAAGTCGCTGGACGAAGCGAAGGCGCATCTCGAACATATGGACGGCGTAATGGTTGGGCGCGAAGCCTATCAGAACCCTGGCATTCTGGCCTCTGTTGATCGCGAAATCTTTGGCTCCTCGAACGCCGATGCCGATCCGGTTGCAGTGGTGCGGGCCATGTATCCCTATATTGAGCGCGAACTGAGTCAGGGAACGTATCTTGGTCACATTACACGCCATATGCTGGGGCTGTTTCAGGGGATCCCCGGGGCGCGTCAGTGGCGTCGTTACCTGAGCGAAAACGCCCATAAAGCCGGTGCCGATATCAATGTGCTGGAGCACGCGCTGAAACTGGTTGCGGATAAGCGTTAAATTTTCACTAAAAGTTAGTCAATTTCACCACGGCCTGCAAAAGTTTGCGGGCCGTTTTGTTGATAAATCAACATGTTAATTTTGGCATGATATTTGTAATGGATTGTGCAGGAATTCATTATGGGAGAGCATCATGCTGGAACTACTTTTTGTGCTTGGCTTCTTTATCATGCTGATGGTCACCGGCGTCTCGCTGTTGGGCATTCTGGCTGCGCTGGTTGTCGCCGCGTTCGTGATGTTCCTTGGCGGCATGTTTGCACTGATGATCAAACTGCTGCCGTGGCTACTGCTGGCGGTTGCGGTGGTGTGGGTGATAAAGGCGGTTAAGTCGCCAAAAGTCCCACAATATCAGCGCAATAACCGTTGGCGTTACTAAAGATGTGAGGGATGCGTCACAACCTGCGATTTTGGCGTCAGAACCAAATAGGAATTGGCTACCAAATCTGTCAGTATTGCGCGACTAACAGATTCATCGAGCTGTACCCTACATACAGCCGAACTAAAAAAGAAAGGGCTTCCCAATGGGAAGCCCAATTTCTTTTTCGCCGTCATAATTAAGGAATCAGCAAACTGGAGCCCTGCGTCGCCCGACTCTCCAGTACTTCATGCGCGCGCCGTGCCTCTTTCAACGGGTATTTCTGACTGTCTGCCACATCCACTTTGATCACGCCGCTGGCGATCAGCGAAAACAGTTCATTACTGGCTTCGGTCAACTCTTCCGCATTGGTAATGTAGCCCTGAAGAGAAGGGCGCGTGGCGTACAGGGAACCTTTCTGATTCAGAATCCCCAGGTTCACGCCGGTCACCGGCCCCGACGCGTTGCCAAAACTGACCATCAGGCCACGACGTTGCAAACAGTCCAGTGAAGCTTCCCAGGTATCCTTGCCGACCGAGTCATACACCACGCGCACTTTTTTGCCACCGGTAATCGCTTTTACCCGCTCAACAATATTTTCTTCGCGATAGTTAATCACCTGCCATGCGCCGGCATCCAGCGCCCGCTGCGCCTTTTGCGCGCTGCCGACGGTGC
The DNA window shown above is from Citrobacter farmeri and carries:
- the dusA gene encoding tRNA dihydrouridine(20/20a) synthase DusA; protein product: MSPESQSAFPAHRFSIAPMLDWTDRHCRYFLRLLSRQTLLYTEMVTTGAIIHGKGDYLAYSEEEHPVALQLGGSDPAALAHCAKLAEARGYDEINLNVGCPSDRVQNGMFGACLMGNAQLVADCVKAMRDVVSIPVTVKTRIGIDDQDSYEFLCDFISTVAGRGECGMFIIHARKAWLSGLSPKENREIPPLDYPRVYQLKRDFPQLTMSINGGIKSLDEAKAHLEHMDGVMVGREAYQNPGILASVDREIFGSSNADADPVAVVRAMYPYIERELSQGTYLGHITRHMLGLFQGIPGARQWRRYLSENAHKAGADINVLEHALKLVADKR
- the pspG gene encoding envelope stress response protein PspG, producing MLELLFVLGFFIMLMVTGVSLLGILAALVVAAFVMFLGGMFALMIKLLPWLLLAVAVVWVIKAVKSPKVPQYQRNNRWRY